Proteins from one Legionella taurinensis genomic window:
- a CDS encoding efflux RND transporter periplasmic adaptor subunit — translation MTAENKSLILKIAAGGIVLLLLYWFIHHYSQSTPPAPPAPAVIVSHPTRMEMTDYITQTGNTIAYNSVNLVARVEGYLDAIQFVDGSFVKKGQELFIIEPEPYLQKLHEAEDTLAAQKAAYAYDQAEYARQQQMYKENATSLKNVEKWSAKRDESKAEVAKAEANVKIAQINYSYTHVQAPFDGRIGRHLVDVGNLVGHGQATELATIEQINPIYVYFNLNELDLIKLREAARARGFKPNELHKIPVYVGMQNESDFPHQGKLDFVNTGLNASTGSMEFRALLDNKDYPLLPGLFVQVRIPISKPSPRLAIPDTAIQYDQIGAYVLTVDKTDTVVLKRVSTGTLDQGMRAINKGLDIDDRVVVNGIQNAVPSHKVTPKKESE, via the coding sequence ATGACAGCCGAGAATAAATCATTGATTTTAAAAATTGCAGCGGGTGGGATAGTCCTTTTATTGCTTTACTGGTTTATTCATCACTATTCTCAAAGTACACCGCCCGCGCCGCCTGCACCGGCCGTGATCGTAAGCCATCCCACCCGCATGGAAATGACTGATTACATCACGCAGACAGGAAATACCATTGCTTACAATTCTGTCAATTTAGTCGCCCGGGTGGAAGGCTACCTGGACGCGATTCAATTCGTTGATGGTTCCTTTGTTAAAAAAGGCCAGGAGCTGTTTATCATCGAGCCTGAACCTTATCTGCAAAAACTGCATGAAGCAGAAGATACCCTGGCTGCTCAAAAAGCCGCTTATGCCTATGATCAGGCAGAATACGCGCGCCAGCAACAGATGTACAAAGAGAATGCGACGTCGTTAAAAAACGTGGAAAAATGGTCTGCCAAGCGCGACGAATCCAAGGCTGAAGTGGCCAAGGCAGAAGCCAACGTTAAAATTGCACAGATTAATTACAGCTATACCCATGTTCAGGCCCCTTTCGATGGGCGCATTGGGCGGCATCTGGTGGATGTCGGCAATCTCGTGGGTCATGGGCAGGCAACCGAATTGGCCACTATTGAACAGATTAATCCCATCTATGTTTATTTCAATTTAAATGAACTGGATTTAATTAAATTGCGGGAAGCGGCACGGGCGCGGGGGTTTAAACCCAATGAACTGCATAAAATTCCGGTGTACGTCGGCATGCAGAATGAAAGTGATTTCCCCCATCAGGGCAAGCTGGATTTCGTTAACACCGGGTTGAACGCATCCACTGGAAGCATGGAGTTCCGTGCGCTGCTCGACAACAAGGATTACCCCCTTTTGCCCGGGCTTTTTGTTCAGGTCCGCATTCCTATCAGCAAACCCTCACCACGGCTCGCTATTCCCGATACCGCCATTCAATACGACCAGATCGGCGCTTATGTCTTGACGGTGGATAAAACCGATACCGTGGTATTAAAACGGGTGAGCACAGGAACGCTTGATCAAGGCATGAGAGCGATTAACAAAGGTCTCGATATTGACGACAGGGTGGTGGTGAACGGCATTCAGAATGCCGTGCCCTCGCACAAGG